CATCCTGGTGCTactaagatgtatcatgatcttaaggaggatTATTGGTGGCAGGGAATGAAACATGATATCGTTGAATATGTCCAAAATTGTTTGACATGTTTGCAGGTTGAGGCCGAGCATCAGCAGTCGTATGGGAAACTCTAACCTCTAGAGACACCTGTATAGAAATGGCAGAAGATTACTATGGATTTAGTCACAAAGTTGCCGAAAACGCCTCGACAAAATGATTCTATTTGGGTAATCAATGACTGATTGACAAAAAGTGCCTTGTTTTTTCCGATTCAGGAGTCTTCATCTTCTGAAGTACTTAATGATATCTATATTCGAGAAGTGGTTTCTCGTGACAGAGTACCAATTTCTATTGTCTCGGATCGAAATACTAGTTTTACCTCTCGATTTTGGAGAAAATTTTAGGAAGATTTAGGTACTCAGATGCAGATTAGCACTACTTTTCACCCACAAACAGACGGGCAGAGTGAGCGTTTAATCCAGACTTTGGAAGATATGCGCAGAGCTTCTGTTATTCATTTTAGTGGTAGCTGGGATGCTCATCTTCCGTTAGCCAAATTcgtttataataacagctatcactaTTCTATTAAAATGTcgccttatgaaatgttgtatggccgTAAATGCCGAACACTAATATGTTGGGGTGAGATTGGGCAGAGAGAGTTGAGCAATACTAATGTTGTTCAATAGACTAATGAAAagattgatcaaattcgtgaacGCCTGAAAATGGCGCAAGATAGGCAGAAATCATATGCAGATAAAAGAAGAAGGCCGATTGAATTTCAGATAGGAGACAAAGTCATGCTCAAGGTATCACCCTAGAAAGGAATCATACATTTTcgtaagagaggaaagttgagtCTGAGGTATATTGGTCCATTTGAAATTCTAGCTAGAGTTGGAAGAGTTGCTTATCGACTAAAACTACCTGAAGAACTTAGTGGTATTCATGATACTTTTCATCTATCACAACTAAGGAAGTGTTTAATTGATGAAGCAAGTTATGTGTCGTTACAAGAGATGAAAGTAAATGACAAATTGAGTTATGTTGAAGAACCAGTCAGAATTATTGATCAACAGATAAAGAAGTTAAGGGATAAGACTATCTCTTTGCTGAATGTACAATGGCGACATAGGAAAGgttccaagtttacttgggaaactGAGGAGTGGATGATAGTCTATTGTCCTTCCGTATATCAAGAATGGTTCGTAAAGGCATTGACAGAATGACAGGTTGAGAGTTgttactagggatggcaatggtcacCCGATCCACCACCCGGTTCGAGATGGATATGGataatctaaatggatatggatacggatatggatgaacctaaatggatatggatatggatatggatatggatgaaaaaagatcatccatggatatatccattatcacccgaaatagatacataaatatttaaaaATAGATATATGAAAACacatttagtattatatatacatttatcaTATCCATACATTTTGCTTCCAACTATATAACGAATTAACTATGATACATTACAACAACAGACACATATCTGATCAAATAAACATACAAAAtacacatttaatttgtcatagTTAATCTTTAATAGTATATTTAACGAATTGTGTTGTAAATTCGACAaagagtacaaattatatatatgtttgttatTTTACGTTTTTGTTAGGAAATTTTATAACTTTTCttaatatccaatggatatccattaacccgcttaatccactggatatggatatggatggatgaacaaaacttaaatggatatggatatgtttatggatgaacaaaaagtaaatggatatggatatggatacggcctttcccgatccatatccgatccattgtcatccctggTTGTTACATCCCAAAATTttgaggtaataataataatatttttattattattgttatcggcATCTAACCATTTATCGATTATTCCAAATAGTTTAATAAATTGTTGATATTTGTTAAATTGTACTCTAGAAATCTAGCAATCATTAAGTGTTTAATTAGTTCACACTCGAGGGACTAAAAGAGTAAGAATCTGAAACGTAAGGGTTTAAAGTGAAAATATTAAGAAAGtagttaaaatatatctatatgttTCGATGAGCTTTTGTATTATTCTAAAAACAAATACAAACACCTGTTCTTTTCTTCTCGCGTACTGGAAGAACCCACGAACCCTAGCTCAACCAAATCGAAGCCTGATTCGTGTCTTTTAATTCAAATTCGACCTAGAATCATTACTACAATGCAAGGTAACCCCTTATTCTTGATATAATTGGTTGAAAACTGAGAAATTGACTAACTCTAATATAGCTAGGGTTAGGATTAATCAAATTTAAGGAAAGGTTTTGTTTCTGTGTTGCTATAGGACACATAAGAACTATCAAAATCTGAATTGGATGGCGAAATTGGTTAGAGATCATGTTAACCTATGGTTTTGATGAAATAAACGGGTTTAATTTGATGTACTAAAGCTAAATTGATACTTAACTTGGCTATAAATACACTAACTAGGGTTATAGTATTAGTCAATGATTATTTAGTGAAGTTTGTCTTTAAAAGTCAAATGATGTGTAGTGGGTATAGGGTGTAAGTTAGTTATTAGCACGTTTATGAGTTGTTATCATGTTATTTGTTAGGTGCTAAGGACTAAGGCGTGATCGTGTTACACTTATAGCTAGTTAAGGCGAGTATATTGGACTTAAACAGGTAGTCAGGTCCTATTGATTTGGAATACAATTATGTAATAGATTTAAATATGACTAACGAAGTTATGCGGTATTTATGAAGTATTTATGCAGTGTTTAGCTGTTATACATATGTTATATTATTGCAGTTAATGATGTTTTTGTTGTTATTGCCGATTAACATATGTAAAGCTGATTATATGCCGTTTATATATGCAAAAAGGATCCTATGCAACTGTGCAGTTTTGCAGTATTAAATGATGCGCATAATGATTATTTATGTACATTAATGTCGTATGTTATTTGTTTAATTCTTGTATACTCACTAAGCATAAAGCTTACACCTTTAAGCCGTTAATATTGTAGGTACTAAAAGTTCTAAGGGAAAAAGGCCTGGGATGGAAGTAGTTAATTCGAAACGTGGATGATCTTGAAAGTAGGTTACATCTCTTTTGATCACAGTTATGTTGATACTAATGTTAGTGTATGCCCTTTTGAAGTTAAAACTAAAAGTTTCATTTTGGTTTTGTTGTATAATAGTTGTATGGTTTGCTTTGATCACTTTtagtatgtaaatatatttttgttgGTTTGAAATGTTAAACTTGAAGTTTTGAATTGAAATAGCAGGTGTTGTATATTAAAAGTGCCTTAACCGCCCATTTTGACCCATTGACGCGTTTGGACTAtatagtgtcaaaatgggtatttttTGGTTTGTACACGTCCACTATGTCATGTTAAGTGTATTAGGGgtcttaatattttgaaaatgaagTTTGAGTCTATTTTGGTCAAAGTGGGAAGTTATGATCCATTTGGGTCATAATTGTCCATGTTGACCCGATAATATTATTTATAGAAATATAAAGTTTCCAACAGCTTTCTAATGTCATTTTAGAGTTGTGGAGTGTTTTAGGGTCACTCGGGTGCGTTGGATAAGAATTTGGGTCGTCAACCAATTTTAGTGTCATTTTGGGTAAAATTGTTAAAACGACTCTCGAGACTAATTTGCGGGCTCGTAAGTTAAAAACGTTTAAGTTCGGTTAAAAACCAATAATTGGGATTGAAAGTATTTGCAACAAGCTTTAAAACGGTATATGATATGTGATGATAAGCATAATGATTCATATCAATAAGGCACATTTTTTCATAATATTGACGACGCTCCGTCTGGAATACAACCGCCATAAACGGTCCAAGAGGAAATGCCTCCTCCCGACCCTAATTAAGAAAACTGGCCAGAAGATTATTCATGTGCACATTCGGGAAGAAAAATCCCGGATAAGAGCTGGCCTTGACTTCACATAAGCCCATCCTACCTGGACAAAGTGTTCCGGAAACCAGCACCACTCACTCGGGTACAAAGCATCGAGTGGTTACGAACCATATCTTCACACCTAAAGCCTACTTAACCAAACACACCAGACACCCGACAATATTTGTAAGATCATTACGAATAGAAATATGAACTGGTTGCAATATTACTCGGTCAAGAGGATACCGTGAAGAAGCACTTGGAATAAACATCAGGTACAATCTTTTTACCTAACCAAGTACAAAACAGTCATCCGTCATACAATAGATTGAGCCATCACACCATCTCGGAATAACTGCACCATTCCAGGGTAGGTGCTCTGTCTCGGAACGAACACTTGGTCCCTGAACAAACGCACAAATGGGCTATATGCCACGTCAGCCCATGAATCTTGGATATTTTGTTAGGATCTGTTATACCAGTGAAAGGGACAGGTGTCACGTCAGCTCTCGAATCTGGtgaagtttgttataaccatgaaagggacatgtgccacgtcatcattccctcataaCACCTATATATACACCTACAGGGTCATTCATTACAAGAACACTGggtgcattaatgttactctaccCAAAATTCTTCCTGTATCATTCTCTAGCTGAAAGTACAACTCCGATAGAGATTTCGGTCGATATCGGAATTAACTTTTACtccaagatattaacttattcgatccaATCGAGTAAGGTTAATCCCATCGTTTGTTTTACGCGcttgaaatccagatttcaaattGGAGTTTGCACAGTTATTGGAGATAAAACATTCGACCAGTTCTTTTCCtctaatcaagcactcaaacctaaGTTTACCCTATCAATTATGATTTTGGTTTGATTAACATGTTTGGTATTTTCGAGTCTAGATAAGTTTTAAATGGGTCTCAAAATCGATTATAGCATCTGTTGGCTGCTGGACAGCAACAAAATAGCTGCTATTGAGTTACAGCAAATCAACTCGTGGGGCTGTTTTCGATAGATCATAATTCACAAACCGTTACTCCTTTTTTAATGAATAAGTTATCAATGGAAGAGTGTACTTTCCAATGGTCATAGTCTAATGCTTTAAATCTGCTTGTGTGAGACCCAGTTGAAAAGTAGCTGtacaaacgtaaaaaaaaaaaaaaattctcacaAAATAAAAGGGTGTTACACGAAGCTTGAACCCAGCTCAGACCACCAGTTCTAGTATGGAGTCGCGACGCGGCTTCAGTTGTCATGAAGACTTGTGTATCAAATGCCTAGAATCGAATTTTAAGCTCGGCATCCAAATTACACTATATGTCGCGACGCGGCATGTTTGAGTCGCGACACGGCTTAAAGCAGAAATAGCTGCTGCAGTCCGATTAATTAGATTACCAACACAATTTGGTTTACCACAAGTCTTGTTCCAAATCCAAACCTGCTCAAGAGTTACATAGGACTCTAAACACAATAATTTTAAAAGACGACTCATACCAATACTACCATTTGGGACATAGCACCCCGTTACAAATTAAAATGGCATTTCCGACCCAAATACACAAAATGTCGGATtttgactcaataacccaacccaatatcgCGAGCATGATCCCGAGGATTTTACCAATCCCCCACCCAAGTCCAAAGGCTACAAGCCATTCCGCTAAGCTCAAGCATGCTCCTGACATCCTAGTAGAGCTACTAAAATTCACTAACACATCCAAAggttacctataaaaaggtaaacaacgagggagtaagcaacatgcttagtgagtgcaatagttatatgcatacatacataatctgCTTCCTTGCGCAAACAAACACAAATCCACATGCAAGCTAGCATCACAACCTCatataatcataatataatatgctacacaacaaacacacaaaaatatggttaaccatacacaataGTGCTAGTCATCAAATGAATTAACACTGTCAAACACATGTATGCGGCCAATGAAGGTGCCTTCCGGATGGCACCACAACGTACACATGAATGTGGTCGCTGAAAAGTGAAACCGTAGATGACATTTCCTACATTCCAACACATCGTGTGGCTGCTGAAGAGTGAATAACACTTGCCACACCTCAAACCGCAATCGTGGTTAACGAAGAGTGAAACCttacggatatcactcaccaccTTGCATCAAGTGGCCAATGAAGAGTGAACCTTACAACCGGTTTCACTCCCCACTTCACATACAAGCAAACAActtatatacatgcacatataaatactccactcaccttgaagcACACGCGAATCACATGTATGCACAATCGCCGCCATCACGACCGAGCAAGAAACCACAatcactaccaaaatgtagctagaagcaagatgaacaactttaattcttgcaccTTGTAAAGATTCGAGCTCCATCACCAAGTtcttgagctttccctctctaaaaccctTCCCTATCTCTTTAAGATGTTTGGGATATATGGAAATGAGGATAAGGATGAGATCCAAATATGATCCCTGGCATTCAAAACgttcccaagtgaaaagaccaaaatgcccccaTCAATTATTCGAATTTACAAAATAGCCAGATCTGCCCACGTTGAGTTGCGACGTGAGAGCATAAGTCGCCTGTTTCAGAAGTCAGGAAGTTACATTCCCTCTCCATTTACAATTTATTGTTACGTTTTACGTATTATAATTACAAGTTAATAAAGCACTACGAAATGCAAATACCAAACTCTAAGATAAGTTTTGGACTTCTAAACAAAATTATTGTTAAGAACAAATGTGAAAAACAAACCATTCACAAAAACACCTAATCGCAAACAAGAAGGGGTCCACAGCAACACGCGACGAACCCCTCACCTCGTTAAAACTAAACTTTATATTCATAAATTAAAATTACAACATTACAACGTTACAATTCATAAATTAAAACTAACACATTACATTACCTAATTAACGATGACATAATAAAACTAAAACACAATAAAATACTAAGCAAACAACGGCAACTAAAGATAGAGATATTCTTCGTCGaaatcatcaaatgcattttggtaTTTCCTTTCGATCTTTACTCGAGCTTTCATCACCAAATTGTATTGTGTTGGAGTCAAGTCGGTGCAATCAGATGGGTGAGAAACGTTAAAATATCCAACATTGTACGTCTCTCGGTTTCCTTGTATATTTTTTCCATAGTCTGCTTTGTGGCATTTGCGATTATGACAATCGACTGTCAAGTTTCCTCACGCGACGCCCGCGACGCCGCGTCCGATGAGCCCGAAATCCTTTGACTCTTGGCAATTGCACGACCCGGTGGACTGCTTAGAGGTTGTTCTCGAAATAAATTCTCAAACTGACGCGGATTTGCATCATGTGCTTGTTCCGGTGCCCCAGtggctgtaaagacccgtcctaatccataagaacgaatacaataacatatgattacattgtgaggtgtttgacctctatatgatacattttacaaacattgcattcgttttaaaagacaaactttcatttcatcgaaagttgacaggcatgcataccacttcataatatccaactataaatgatcaaatctgtcatttacttaatcataatctttactgaactcaacgacttgaatgcaacgtcttttgaaatatgccatgaatgattccaagtaatatctttaaaatgagcaaatgcacagcggaagatttctttcaatcctgagaataaacatgctttaaagtttcaaccaaaaggttggtgagttcattagtttatcataatcgatcattttcatcattttaatagaccacaagatttcatatattgacacgcgtaactcgcgaatcaaaattcattcatatggtgaacacctggtaaccgacattcacaagatgcatatagaatatcccaatcattccgggactcccttcggacatgataaatttcgaagtactaaagcatctggtactttgaatggggcttgttgggcccaatagatctatctttaggattcgcgtcaattagggtgtctgttccctaattcttagattaccagactaaaaggggcatattcgatttcgatcattcaaccatataatgtagtttcgattacttgtgtctatttcgtaaaacatttataaaagcagcgcatgtattctcagtcccaaaaatatatattataaaagcatttaaaaagggagcaaatgaaactcacaatactgtatttcgtagtaaaaatacatatgacgtcattgaacaagtgcaagtttggcctcggattcacgaacctatattaattatatatatatatatatatatatatatatatatatatatatatatatatatatatatatatatatttatatgttggtcaatatgtgtctaacaatttaggtcaagtcatagtgtaccacaatcctaatgctcgagactaatatgcaaaagtcaacaaaagttatctTGACCAAAATGATTTCCACAATTTAAACATGATTATTacttagtttaaatatagtcgttttatatttctttttaaatatttttaacagacttagtaaataacataattcatttattaataaaatttttatattaaaatttatataataaaaatatacttttatatatcttaagtaataaaatttatagagttcatttaatatcataaaaataatat
This window of the Rutidosis leptorrhynchoides isolate AG116_Rl617_1_P2 chromosome 7, CSIRO_AGI_Rlap_v1, whole genome shotgun sequence genome carries:
- the LOC139859407 gene encoding uncharacterized protein codes for the protein MDLVTKLPKTPRQNDSIWESSSSEVLNDIYIREVVSRDREDLGTQMQISTTFHPQTDGQSERLIQTLEDMRRASVIHFSGSWDAHLPLAKFVYNNSYHYSIKMSPYEMLYGRKCRTLICWARVGRVAYRLKLPEELSGIHDTFHLSQLRKCLIDEASYVSLQEMKVNDKLSYVEEPVRIIDQQIKKLRDKTISLLNVQWRHRKGSKFTWETEEWMIVYCPSVYQEWFVKALTE